A single region of the Streptomyces sp. NBC_01381 genome encodes:
- a CDS encoding HAD family phosphatase, with product MIPPILRGVRAVVLDTDGVITDSARVHAEAWKRAFDAFLVEHPPELPEQRRVFDVHEDYLRYVDGKSRLDGAESFLASRGLRLPAEAVEAVAADKECRYVERLRKGHIDAYPGTVRLLHELRGEGIPLAAASASRHARELLLHAGVLSLFDALVDGAEAARLGLPGKPDPALFLEAARRLGVPAADTAVVEDALAGVEAGRRGGFRVVIGVDRNAAAGTRAALLRHGADIVVDDLGELLDGGEGP from the coding sequence CGACACCGACGGAGTGATCACCGATTCGGCGCGGGTACACGCCGAAGCATGGAAGCGAGCTTTTGACGCGTTCCTGGTGGAGCATCCGCCCGAACTCCCGGAGCAGCGAAGGGTGTTCGACGTACACGAGGACTATCTCCGGTATGTCGACGGCAAGTCGCGTCTCGACGGCGCCGAGTCCTTTCTGGCTTCGCGCGGGCTGCGACTGCCGGCCGAGGCAGTGGAGGCGGTGGCCGCGGACAAGGAGTGCCGCTATGTCGAGCGGTTGCGCAAGGGCCATATCGACGCCTACCCGGGCACCGTCCGCCTGCTGCACGAACTGCGCGGTGAAGGCATTCCGCTCGCGGCGGCCTCCGCTTCCCGCCATGCCCGTGAACTGCTCCTTCACGCAGGGGTGTTGTCGCTGTTCGATGCGCTCGTCGACGGCGCCGAGGCGGCCCGGCTCGGGCTGCCCGGGAAGCCGGATCCGGCGCTGTTCCTGGAGGCGGCTCGCCGCCTCGGTGTGCCGGCGGCGGATACCGCCGTCGTAGAGGACGCGTTGGCCGGTGTCGAGGCCGGGCGGCGTGGCGGGTTCCGTGTAGTGATCGGCGTGGACAGGAACGCGGCGGCCGGCACCAGGGCGGCTCTGCTGCGGCACGGTGCGGACATCGTTGTGGACGACCTCGGGGAACTTCTGGACGGAGGGGAAGGGCCATGA